One genomic segment of Pseudomonas fortuita includes these proteins:
- a CDS encoding SIR2 family NAD-dependent protein deacylase: MDNLAKAAEALRSAQHIMVFTGAGVSAGSGIPTFRDELTGLWERQDPQRLETAQAFRENPALVWGWYLWRRQQVMQAKPNAAHQAIHRLSGSGRSVTVVTQNIDDLHERAGNQEVLHLHGSLMRPKCFACHRFVVEPLVFPIIPAEGALIEPPRCRRCNGRLRPAIVWFGEYLPPGVWKAASQAARQCDILLSIGTSGVVRPAADLPDIALASGAVVIHVNNVDVSMNGPNEIMLIGPAEKILPQLIALALT, from the coding sequence ATGGACAACCTAGCAAAAGCCGCTGAGGCACTGCGGTCCGCGCAACATATCATGGTGTTTACCGGCGCTGGCGTTTCTGCCGGCAGCGGGATTCCGACTTTCCGCGACGAGCTGACCGGGTTGTGGGAGCGCCAAGACCCGCAGCGTTTAGAAACGGCGCAGGCATTCCGCGAAAATCCGGCGCTGGTTTGGGGCTGGTACCTATGGCGGCGCCAGCAAGTAATGCAAGCCAAGCCTAATGCGGCACATCAGGCGATCCATCGGTTATCTGGCAGCGGCCGGAGTGTCACCGTGGTCACTCAGAATATTGATGATTTGCACGAGCGGGCAGGTAATCAGGAGGTGCTTCATCTCCATGGCAGCCTGATGCGCCCCAAGTGTTTCGCCTGTCATCGATTCGTCGTGGAACCGCTGGTGTTTCCGATTATTCCAGCGGAAGGCGCTTTGATAGAACCGCCCCGCTGCCGCCGATGCAACGGCCGCTTGCGTCCAGCTATCGTGTGGTTTGGTGAGTACCTCCCGCCAGGTGTATGGAAAGCCGCCAGCCAAGCAGCACGACAGTGTGACATCCTGCTTTCTATCGGGACTTCCGGTGTGGTCAGGCCTGCTGCTGACTTACCAGATATCGCCTTAGCGTCTGGTGCAGTGGTCATACACGTCAATAACGTAGATGTATCCATGAATGGGCCGAACGAGATCATGCTGATAGGCCCTGCTGAGAAAATACTGCCACAGCTGATTGCTCTGGCGTTGACATGA
- a CDS encoding CHAP domain-containing protein, with amino-acid sequence MSLSRRDILVATCLAAVVPRFVLADGPNWSALAQEDDEAPLIPSSLEAFKDQPSLNQGVLTDYTPMGTQAATSAEERLAREVLKAVPMNCTPIEIALYFHDVGQGKYGEDRKPYITAWPVRWNPVIVEFFKATRLQPSGDTTAWCAAFMNYCLMMASTGKTLPPDASPRTKSAAALSFRDWGKETKSPNPGDIVVFKNMRSQGKGHVGFFLADQGDKVLVLGGNQFEGTPTRHTINRKSLLKDGPVLKLHSYRTEPQLHV; translated from the coding sequence ATGTCTCTATCACGACGCGACATCTTGGTAGCTACCTGCCTCGCTGCAGTCGTACCACGATTCGTATTGGCAGACGGGCCGAACTGGAGTGCCCTCGCGCAGGAAGACGATGAAGCACCACTCATTCCATCAAGTTTGGAAGCCTTCAAGGATCAGCCGTCCCTCAACCAAGGCGTGCTCACAGACTACACACCGATGGGCACCCAGGCGGCAACGAGCGCGGAAGAGAGACTTGCCCGTGAGGTGCTTAAGGCGGTGCCCATGAATTGTACTCCAATTGAGATCGCTCTGTACTTCCACGACGTGGGTCAAGGCAAGTACGGAGAGGACCGCAAACCCTACATCACTGCTTGGCCGGTACGATGGAACCCAGTGATCGTCGAGTTTTTCAAGGCCACAAGGCTTCAGCCCAGTGGAGACACGACAGCATGGTGCGCGGCGTTCATGAACTACTGCCTCATGATGGCCTCGACTGGCAAAACGCTTCCGCCAGATGCAAGCCCCCGGACCAAGAGTGCTGCTGCGCTTTCATTCAGAGACTGGGGAAAGGAGACAAAATCACCTAACCCGGGTGACATTGTTGTTTTCAAAAACATGAGGTCACAAGGTAAGGGGCACGTCGGTTTTTTTCTGGCTGATCAAGGTGACAAGGTGTTAGTGCTTGGCGGTAATCAGTTTGAGGGGACGCCAACCAGGCATACGATAAACCGGAAGTCGCTCCTCAAGGATGGTCCAGTGCTAAAGCTCCACTCCTATCGAACAGAGCCTCAATTGCATGTTTAG
- a CDS encoding histone-like nucleoid-structuring protein, MvaT/MvaU family, which yields MSRLAEFRKLEQQLAQQLAELESLKNDDGLKVEIEFETKLRGLLGEYGFSLRNVIDLLDPEASRRSAPTVEKASRKPRQLKIYKNPHTGERVETKGGNHKTLKEWKSQYGAETVESWASH from the coding sequence ATGTCCCGTCTCGCAGAATTTAGGAAACTCGAACAACAATTGGCCCAGCAGCTCGCCGAGCTTGAAAGCCTCAAGAATGATGACGGTCTCAAGGTGGAAATCGAGTTTGAGACCAAACTTCGTGGCCTGCTGGGCGAGTACGGCTTCAGCCTGCGCAATGTGATTGACCTGCTGGATCCGGAAGCCTCACGCCGCTCTGCCCCAACGGTAGAGAAGGCTAGCCGAAAGCCTCGCCAGCTCAAAATCTACAAAAACCCCCACACCGGTGAGCGCGTCGAGACCAAGGGCGGCAACCACAAAACCTTGAAAGAGTGGAAATCCCAGTACGGTGCAGAAACCGTTGAATCCTGGGCTTCCCACTGA
- a CDS encoding DUF6791 domain-containing protein → MTTALTTNRRVRWQTVNKFVSKRGWNSMSRSVISLNQTLLDLRNEGFELEVREGHLVVHSIPYLNAQGEVKRGTFFCPLDQPSPDVVGTPSTHVMHFIGESPHKHNGGRITAIEYSAGTLPLTSSLVANFAFSNKPQGTNGFASFYDKVWHYTRILWNEARAADPDVTPLTYKVVEAESPDSVFHYEDTASARYGTTALNARFSSLRIAIIGLGGTGA, encoded by the coding sequence ATGACCACGGCCCTCACGACCAACCGGAGGGTTCGGTGGCAGACGGTCAACAAGTTCGTGTCAAAGAGGGGATGGAATTCTATGTCTCGGTCAGTGATAAGTCTTAATCAAACGCTCCTCGACCTCCGCAATGAGGGGTTCGAACTGGAAGTGCGCGAGGGTCATTTGGTCGTGCACTCCATTCCCTACCTCAACGCGCAAGGAGAGGTGAAGCGCGGTACGTTCTTCTGTCCGCTCGATCAGCCCAGCCCTGACGTGGTGGGGACTCCGAGCACTCATGTCATGCACTTCATTGGTGAATCCCCCCACAAGCACAATGGCGGCAGGATTACCGCAATTGAGTACTCGGCTGGAACATTACCCTTGACGTCGAGCCTGGTCGCGAACTTTGCCTTTTCAAACAAGCCGCAAGGTACCAATGGGTTTGCAAGCTTTTACGACAAGGTCTGGCATTACACCCGCATCCTCTGGAATGAGGCTCGGGCTGCGGACCCCGACGTCACACCCCTGACGTATAAAGTGGTGGAGGCGGAGTCACCGGATTCCGTGTTCCATTACGAAGATACGGCTTCGGCGCGTTACGGTACCACGGCGCTCAACGCCAGGTTTAGCTCACTGCGTATTGCCATTATTGGTCTGGGCGGTACAGGTGCTTAG
- a CDS encoding glycoside hydrolase family protein, with amino-acid sequence MENQREHFGLSRREMLIFLGAMAWATTRRAQAAPTPFDTELAQAIASNDLSFTGADREKFMVYPGDQPRSQGGYRGHPSDRQISTSARSLIVACEVTSEANYRSKLQSPIWPGGESGVTIGIGYDLGYTTAANFRSDWARLLPEPTVVRLARCCGTKGRPASQKTRELRDDKVGWTESNTQFDAYLRYVVGQTEDTFKNCSHLHLDSFGALVSLIYNRGASLSRTSDRRREMREIYALMRDRDFGAIPTKFRDMKRLWKDDPQARGLLKRRELEALLFEQGLKA; translated from the coding sequence ATGGAGAATCAACGCGAACACTTCGGTTTGAGCCGGCGTGAGATGCTGATTTTTCTAGGGGCTATGGCGTGGGCGACCACAAGACGAGCGCAAGCGGCGCCGACCCCTTTTGACACAGAGTTAGCCCAGGCCATTGCTTCAAACGACCTGTCTTTCACTGGTGCAGACCGCGAAAAATTCATGGTCTACCCGGGCGATCAGCCCCGCTCTCAGGGAGGGTATCGTGGTCACCCGAGTGATCGGCAGATCTCGACATCAGCCAGGAGCCTAATTGTTGCTTGCGAGGTGACTAGCGAAGCCAACTACCGCTCCAAGCTCCAGAGCCCTATCTGGCCTGGTGGTGAGTCGGGCGTGACCATCGGCATTGGATACGATCTTGGGTATACCACGGCAGCTAACTTCCGATCGGACTGGGCCCGGCTGCTGCCTGAGCCTACAGTCGTCAGGCTCGCAAGGTGTTGTGGAACCAAAGGAAGACCGGCATCACAGAAGACTAGAGAACTCCGCGACGACAAGGTTGGCTGGACAGAATCAAATACCCAGTTCGATGCGTACCTTCGGTATGTGGTTGGCCAGACGGAGGATACGTTTAAGAACTGCAGCCATCTCCATCTGGACTCTTTCGGTGCATTGGTCTCACTGATTTATAACCGTGGAGCCAGTCTTTCTCGCACGTCGGATCGTCGCCGCGAAATGCGCGAGATCTACGCACTTATGCGAGACCGCGATTTTGGCGCCATTCCAACCAAGTTTCGTGACATGAAACGACTCTGGAAGGACGATCCTCAGGCACGAGGACTGCTGAAGCGGCGGGAACTTGAAGCGCTCCTTTTTGAGCAAGGCTTGAAGGCCTAA
- a CDS encoding DUF2220 family protein, translating to MLSLFVDKLILQPGKRVALTTLRTLWLDAYPEQVATPDRDQQLLAALALAQTQGVLRLPGPASFEKLGNPPMPKAVTLIREERRPQAIDYGAVSWLPEMGFWPNLSPGEQATAFMINEWLIRRRGRFMQVPLRERSLDILGDEKFLDSRARNGALFNGRMPLSAIGAMRVEHPLAYRPADAIGLPVLVVENHHTLWSLGEWNEQAKRYSAIVYGSGNTICASGLALVEVMREREAQRAEYFGDIDPEGLSIPLKFNRLHELQLSPGVFFQMLLEVGRRRELVMLPSGYESLATAWLPDLAEEVNTLWGEGFWLPQEGLGLEQLMRTS from the coding sequence GTGCTTAGCCTTTTCGTCGATAAGCTCATCCTCCAGCCCGGCAAGCGCGTCGCGTTGACGACTCTGAGAACTCTTTGGTTGGACGCGTATCCGGAACAGGTCGCAACGCCTGATAGGGATCAGCAGCTACTTGCAGCTTTAGCTTTGGCGCAGACACAGGGAGTTCTGCGCCTGCCCGGGCCAGCAAGCTTCGAGAAGCTGGGCAATCCCCCCATGCCAAAGGCGGTGACTCTGATTCGGGAGGAGAGGCGTCCTCAAGCAATTGATTACGGCGCTGTTTCCTGGCTTCCTGAAATGGGTTTCTGGCCGAACCTTTCGCCAGGCGAGCAAGCGACCGCCTTCATGATCAACGAATGGCTCATCCGGCGGCGGGGGCGCTTCATGCAGGTGCCGCTTCGGGAGCGTTCACTCGATATCTTGGGTGATGAGAAATTCCTGGATTCGCGGGCGCGCAATGGCGCGCTGTTCAACGGGCGCATGCCATTAAGTGCTATCGGGGCAATGCGGGTTGAGCATCCACTTGCATATCGGCCAGCCGATGCCATTGGGTTACCCGTGCTTGTGGTCGAAAACCACCACACTTTATGGAGCCTGGGGGAGTGGAATGAGCAGGCTAAGCGCTACAGCGCCATCGTTTACGGGAGTGGTAACACTATCTGTGCCTCAGGATTAGCACTGGTTGAGGTCATGCGCGAACGAGAGGCCCAGCGAGCAGAATATTTTGGAGACATTGACCCCGAAGGACTGAGCATTCCGCTGAAATTTAATCGACTGCACGAACTACAGTTGAGTCCGGGCGTCTTCTTCCAGATGCTGCTCGAGGTGGGGCGGCGGCGAGAGCTTGTGATGCTTCCTAGCGGCTATGAAAGTTTGGCGACGGCTTGGCTGCCAGACTTGGCTGAGGAAGTGAATACCCTGTGGGGCGAGGGCTTCTGGTTGCCCCAGGAGGGTTTGGGTCTAGAGCAGCTCATGAGGACTAGCTGA
- a CDS encoding CHAT domain-containing protein, which yields MITELDALGEPNAQAGYYSEAFSAYLEEEYLDSYPRAGPFVDCLVRVAQYKEATGEKELAHAILQTAIAQASVLEGLGYTYRPALVFSAYFEFLERANFEPKRLDQMAQFALFAAGQISPAYSEGDIRSPTSPTSSPRMRAYQALEAVRLRSLFRSGEMSDSVRDEAFVVAQDYQSSIAALAVHRHSEGRVHPRDPAVFTKAEHKAFWEQFDRDTPNSAQLSEFQLKPGQLFLMISPGAGTGAGRIWAQDTQGTVWAALGTDRETLRTDIETLRCSLDVKMCCTFPANSRMGAAYRRLKDAYIAEYNLDSVEDCPLQEEDFEASIAYRVFDEIFADSTIRGMASKAEELIIVPQGELASVPFGALPFERPRAGRGPVAAASTKWLGLEKAIQIYPSVNSYLEADVSEQALDKIRLFGVGDPTLGDNLATGRKVDCTQFTPRSRRDRGESFGDPMRALAPLPGTRCELLAMSKLKGVASNKASRVLLWESATETGLRAASRTKRSMNQAEVLVFATHGLMRGDFGLKKSALVLSRPRLKGPTHSDSFLTLSEIMQLQLKARLAILSACNTGSSGDAAGDALAGFATAFFRAGAESVLLSQWTVRDDVAAFVTPRIVALMMGDPTIKECERGGQADRNAAEAMRMALCEARRSQALVADLPGDWAPFVLVGGRSKL from the coding sequence GTGATTACTGAGCTTGATGCGCTGGGCGAACCTAATGCGCAGGCAGGTTATTACTCTGAAGCGTTCTCAGCGTATTTGGAGGAAGAGTACCTAGACTCGTACCCGCGTGCTGGACCATTCGTGGACTGCCTTGTCCGGGTGGCCCAATATAAAGAAGCGACCGGCGAGAAGGAGCTGGCGCACGCGATCCTGCAGACCGCGATTGCGCAGGCCAGCGTATTGGAAGGGTTGGGGTACACGTATCGCCCAGCCCTTGTTTTCAGCGCGTACTTTGAATTTTTGGAACGGGCAAATTTCGAGCCCAAGCGGCTGGATCAGATGGCACAGTTTGCCCTGTTCGCAGCTGGGCAAATCAGTCCTGCATACAGTGAGGGCGACATCCGATCGCCAACGTCGCCGACATCCAGCCCGCGAATGAGGGCGTACCAGGCACTTGAAGCGGTACGACTGCGCTCGCTATTCAGGTCAGGTGAAATGTCTGACTCTGTCCGTGATGAAGCGTTTGTTGTAGCACAGGACTATCAATCGTCGATTGCGGCGCTTGCCGTTCACCGACACTCAGAAGGGAGAGTGCACCCGCGTGACCCTGCCGTTTTCACAAAGGCTGAGCACAAGGCGTTTTGGGAGCAGTTCGACCGGGACACGCCAAATAGCGCCCAACTGTCAGAGTTTCAGCTGAAACCTGGGCAGCTCTTTCTCATGATCAGCCCTGGTGCAGGTACAGGTGCCGGGCGCATTTGGGCGCAAGATACGCAGGGAACTGTGTGGGCCGCCCTCGGCACTGACCGCGAGACGTTACGTACAGACATCGAGACCCTTCGTTGCTCCCTGGACGTGAAGATGTGTTGCACGTTCCCTGCTAACTCACGAATGGGGGCTGCGTACCGCCGTCTCAAAGACGCATACATCGCCGAGTACAACCTTGATTCAGTCGAGGACTGCCCGTTACAAGAGGAGGACTTTGAGGCTTCAATAGCTTATCGAGTGTTCGACGAGATATTCGCCGATTCGACAATTCGAGGCATGGCTTCGAAGGCGGAAGAGTTGATCATTGTGCCTCAAGGGGAGTTAGCCTCGGTACCGTTCGGCGCGCTACCTTTTGAACGGCCGAGGGCAGGGCGCGGACCTGTCGCGGCGGCATCAACTAAGTGGTTGGGCTTAGAGAAGGCCATCCAGATCTATCCATCGGTCAACAGCTACTTAGAGGCGGATGTAAGTGAGCAGGCCCTCGACAAAATCCGCCTGTTTGGAGTGGGCGATCCGACCTTGGGTGACAATCTCGCTACAGGGCGTAAAGTCGATTGCACGCAGTTCACTCCCCGTAGCCGACGTGACCGCGGCGAGTCTTTTGGCGATCCGATGCGGGCGCTAGCGCCATTGCCAGGAACCCGGTGCGAGCTGCTGGCCATGTCCAAGCTCAAAGGCGTCGCGTCAAACAAAGCATCCCGTGTTCTCTTATGGGAGAGCGCCACAGAAACTGGGCTACGCGCCGCATCCAGAACCAAACGGTCCATGAACCAAGCGGAGGTTTTGGTATTCGCCACCCATGGGCTCATGCGAGGGGATTTTGGGCTCAAGAAGTCTGCCCTCGTGCTGTCCAGGCCAAGACTTAAAGGACCGACTCATTCAGACAGCTTCCTTACGTTGAGCGAAATCATGCAGCTGCAGCTGAAAGCGAGGCTTGCCATTCTTTCAGCGTGTAACACTGGCTCGAGTGGTGATGCTGCAGGTGATGCCTTGGCCGGCTTCGCCACTGCGTTCTTTCGAGCCGGCGCAGAGTCTGTATTACTGTCTCAGTGGACAGTACGTGATGATGTGGCCGCTTTCGTTACGCCAAGGATAGTTGCGCTAATGATGGGAGATCCCACGATCAAAGAGTGTGAGCGGGGAGGCCAAGCAGACCGCAACGCTGCGGAGGCCATGAGGATGGCGCTTTGCGAGGCTCGGCGCAGCCAGGCGCTGGTTGCCGACTTACCAGGCGATTGGGCCCCTTTCGTGTTGGTCGGAGGGCGTTCCAAGCTATAG
- a CDS encoding IS5 family transposase (programmed frameshift), whose protein sequence is MAKRYELSDEAWEVVSDLFIETHGRGRPRLSDRLMLDGVLWVLCSGAAWRDMPERFGPWSTVYQRFRGWRNQGTFDQMLKRLHLRLNEQGLIDLQTWMIDSTAVRATRASSGAGKRGPDEPADHALGRSRGGLTTKNHMLCDANGTPLRFLLSGGQASDISYAQPLLDEVRIPSSQRGRPRKRCKWLLADKGYDAEALRRYCDQYRMQPVIPLRSMKRKTKPGLPRLFDRPKYRQRNIIERMFGWLKENRRIVTRFDKLAKSYAAMVSLACSMQCLRHLFSYRA, encoded by the exons ATGGCAAAGCGTTACGAACTCTCGGACGAGGCCTGGGAGGTGGTGTCCGATCTCTTCATCGAAACCCATGGCCGAGGGCGCCCGCGCCTGAGCGACCGGCTGATGCTCGACGGCGTGCTCTGGGTACTCTGCTCGGGTGCTGCGTGGCGAGATATGCCGGAGCGCTTCGGCCCATGGTCAACGGTGTATCAACGGTTTCGGGGCTGGCGAAATCAGGGCACGTTCGATCAGATGCTCAAACGTCTGCACCTGAGATTGAATGAACAGGGCTTGATCGATCTGCAAACCTGGATGATCGATTCAACCGCAGTGCGCGCAACCCGAGCCTCATCTGGCGCCGGG AAAAGGGGGCCTGACGAGCCTGCCGATCACGCTCTAGGGCGCAGTCGCGGTGGTCTGACGACCAAAAACCACATGCTCTGCGACGCCAACGGGACACCGTTGCGCTTTCTCCTCTCTGGCGGTCAAGCCAGTGACATCAGCTATGCCCAGCCACTGCTGGACGAAGTCCGCATTCCGTCGAGCCAACGAGGCCGCCCGCGCAAGCGCTGTAAATGGCTGCTTGCTGACAAGGGATACGACGCCGAAGCGCTACGCCGCTACTGCGATCAGTATCGAATGCAGCCCGTCATCCCGCTGCGATCAATGAAGCGCAAAACCAAGCCTGGCTTACCCAGGCTGTTTGATCGGCCCAAGTACCGACAGCGCAACATCATCGAACGGATGTTTGGCTGGCTGAAAGAGAACCGCCGTATCGTGACACGCTTCGACAAGCTCGCGAAAAGCTATGCAGCTATGGTCTCGTTGGCTTGTTCCATGCAGTGTTTGCGACATCTTTTTTCGTACAGAGCCTAG
- a CDS encoding helix-turn-helix domain-containing protein, with translation MEIRESLGEALRRMRILHDLTQEDFAVVSSRTYVSSLERGLKSPTIQKIEELAGRMGIHPLSLIVSAYLIQDPDVGFDGLIKQVKKEALKP, from the coding sequence ATGGAAATCCGTGAATCCCTGGGTGAGGCACTGCGGCGCATGCGCATTCTTCACGACCTGACCCAGGAAGATTTCGCCGTAGTCAGTAGCCGAACCTACGTGAGCTCACTCGAACGCGGACTCAAGTCGCCGACGATTCAAAAAATTGAAGAGCTGGCCGGCCGCATGGGTATCCACCCACTCAGCCTCATCGTGTCTGCATACCTTATCCAAGATCCCGATGTGGGCTTCGACGGGCTGATCAAGCAGGTGAAAAAGGAAGCGCTCAAGCCTTGA
- a CDS encoding S1 family peptidase yields the protein MDFHERGTGFVASPDGLVLSAGHNIPDKSLFDEDGFFIEGYFPAKDQDALSAVDPPVELEVITATQSPYDVSLLRIKNSDTVRPFLRLCDNYKRAGNFDFVVLGYQGGDRILTSNYGPVMAGAGATSSILVQIPLNKGNSGGPIFNELGMVFGIAIGEKTVGSERMQSTSIAVPMSKVMQTLGDASKPLAGVSYDPDCGKQLKPQFTALIESPIKVGREPRPVAAEVITTETIDYSKVVKEIPPPTGYKVVAYKSIKVDQPGVKTEIFVPKDGSKIFVKGTSKEPKLPTSVNANIEVLLEPTSPKNAAPSFRVQTFPYSKTLDTHNIEITSKDFKDTIPAPEGFVFKEFLKIDYVSLNHSPSKGANVQISPDGKALLVSYSLQSGPIYDQWRGWIDAFITAKLEPKP from the coding sequence GTGGACTTCCATGAGCGCGGTACCGGCTTCGTTGCTTCTCCGGATGGGTTGGTGCTCTCAGCCGGCCACAATATCCCAGATAAATCTCTGTTCGATGAAGATGGCTTCTTCATTGAAGGGTATTTTCCCGCTAAGGATCAGGATGCACTGAGCGCAGTCGATCCGCCGGTTGAGTTGGAGGTGATCACTGCCACTCAATCACCCTACGATGTGTCATTACTACGCATCAAGAACTCAGACACAGTGAGACCCTTTTTGCGTTTATGCGATAACTACAAACGAGCCGGAAATTTCGACTTCGTGGTATTGGGCTACCAGGGTGGAGACCGAATACTAACGAGTAATTACGGACCAGTTATGGCTGGCGCTGGGGCGACATCGAGTATTCTGGTGCAAATACCGTTAAACAAAGGAAATAGTGGTGGTCCAATCTTCAACGAGCTAGGAATGGTATTTGGTATTGCAATTGGTGAAAAAACTGTTGGCTCAGAGCGCATGCAATCAACCTCCATAGCTGTTCCAATGTCAAAAGTTATGCAGACGCTTGGTGATGCCTCAAAACCACTCGCGGGGGTTAGTTACGACCCTGACTGTGGTAAACAGTTGAAGCCACAGTTCACAGCCCTCATTGAATCACCGATCAAGGTGGGCCGGGAGCCACGCCCAGTAGCAGCTGAGGTGATAACCACTGAAACAATCGATTACTCGAAAGTTGTGAAGGAAATACCGCCACCGACAGGTTACAAGGTCGTGGCCTACAAATCGATTAAAGTCGATCAACCAGGGGTTAAAACAGAAATATTCGTTCCAAAGGATGGCTCTAAAATATTTGTGAAAGGGACTAGCAAAGAACCCAAATTGCCAACATCAGTAAACGCAAATATCGAAGTATTGCTGGAGCCGACATCACCAAAAAACGCAGCCCCCAGCTTTCGAGTACAAACCTTCCCTTACTCAAAAACCCTTGATACGCATAACATAGAGATTACATCAAAGGACTTCAAAGACACCATTCCTGCGCCGGAAGGGTTTGTCTTCAAGGAATTCCTGAAAATAGATTACGTAAGCCTCAACCACTCTCCTAGCAAAGGAGCCAATGTTCAAATAAGCCCAGATGGAAAAGCCCTGCTAGTAAGCTACAGCCTCCAAAGTGGGCCCATCTATGATCAATGGCGCGGCTGGATAGATGCTTTCATTACTGCAAAGCTGGAACCGAAACCATAA